The following nucleotide sequence is from Paramormyrops kingsleyae isolate MSU_618 unplaced genomic scaffold, PKINGS_0.4 ups352, whole genome shotgun sequence.
GCTGTGTTGTTGGGGGGCAATTGCCCATGGAAGGGTTTCCCAAGGGAAATTGATCCTAGGTGAGCAGCCAAACTAAGTGATTAACATAGACCCCCATGACGAGTACATTAGAAAGAGATGTGACCCTGCCCAGACTGGGAAGACTGGGGCTCtgccctggagccaggcctggggagGTAGCTCATGGGCAAGCGCCTGGTGACCAGGTCACTACCCATGGGGCCCGGCCAAGCATAGTCCGAAAGGGTTACATGGATCCATCCtcctgtgggcccaccacctACAGAAGGTACTGTGGGGGTCAGGTGCAATGTAGATTAGGTGCCAATTGAAGGCAGAGGCCTCGGCTGACCGATCTTCAGTAACCAAATATAACTATAGTTACATGGAACGTGACCTCTCTagtgggaaaggagcctgagctggtgcaggAGGTGGAGGAATATATCCTTTTGACTTCTTCTTGGGGGACAGGTTCTGACtattgtctgtgtgtatgcacTGAACACCAGTTGCGTGGAGGTTGGGGACCTTTGGATTGGCCgactggggtggtggtgccaatctttaagaaaggggaccagaggatgtgatccaacttcagggggatcacactcctcagcctccccaGGAAGGTCTGTGCCAGGGTACTACAAAGGAGGGTGTGTCCATTGGTTGTACCTCAGATCCACAAGGAAAAGAGGTGGATTCAATCTTGGCCGTGGAACGCTGGATCAGCTTTTCACCCTCAGAAGGATATTGGAGGGTTTATGGGAGTTTTCCCAAGCAGTCTATATGTGTTTTGtagacttggaaaaggcatgtGATCATGTCTCTCAGGGGGTCCTGTGGGAGGATGGGGTGTGGGAGTCTGCTGTTGCGGGCCATCAGGTCCCTGTataaataataatcaatattgTTATTGATCCCCATTGGGAAATTGCCTCCCTGAACTTGCtcttttgtagagtaagctgtctgtaaAGGGCAGCTACCTGTTGGGACACCCAGAGAGCTgtggattaagggccttgctaaaggacccacagacatgctgaggttgggtttgaaccagcaacctttggattacaggcacacaggcttagcccactgagccacactggAATAAGACTTCAGTTTGCATTACCAGTAGTAAATCAGACTTGTTCGTGTTGGGTGTTGGACTCAACCAATTCTGTTCacaacttttatggacagaatttctaggaaTAGCCATTGAGCGGAGGGGGTCCAGTTGGGGGGCCTCAGGATCGCATCTTTGCTTTTTTGCGGATGATGTGGTCCAGGTGGCATCATCGCTCTGTGACATGCAGCATTTACTGAGGTGGTTTGCAGATGAGTGTCAGGTGGCCGGGATCAGGATCAGCACTAGGGAGGGAGGAATGCCGCGTGAGATCAACAGGCGGATTGGTGCAGCATTGGCAGTAATGCGGACGCTGTACCATCCTGTTGTGGTAAACAGAGTGCTGAGCTGGACGGAAAAGTTTCGATTTACCAGTCAGTCTACATTCCacccctcacctatggtcatgagcatTAGGTactgactgaaagaatgagatcatgaATATAAGCAGTAGAAATTAGTTATCCTCTGCAGGATGTCTGGGTTAAGCCTTAGACATAGAGCGAGGAGCTCAGATATTCAGGAGGAGCTCAAaatagagctgctgctcctctgcacGAAAAGGAGTCAGTTGAGCTGGTTTGGGCATCTATGTTGGATGCTTCCTGGATGGCTTCTTGGGGAAGTGTTTTGGGAAAGTCCAAGTGGGTGGAGATGTTAGAGTAGACCAAAGACACACTGACATAATGTACAGTACATGGAAGGATATGAGATTCCTGACAGGGAAAGTACCAGAAATTATATTTACTCTCTACCATATCCTTATATCTCTAAAATCATCAGTACCCTTAGTTAGCCTGGGTAACCCTTTGTTAGCATGAGGTACCCCTTGTTAGCATGGAGACCCTTTGGGGTACCATTCCAAAGAGTGGTGCATGTATTACCCCAGCCTAGGTGGCCTGGTCTGTAGAACTGAACCTGCATAGACATAATGTACCAATGCTGTGCTTTCTTATTTGTAGTGTACAGTAGCACCTGTCTACTGTTGGTAATGGCTAATTACATTgactcaaaacaaaaaaaaatccatcaagttTGAATTTTCCTGTCATTAGTTTAACCTTCATAGCTTCTCGACCTTACACACAGCCTCCATGTGACAAAGAAGCATGGCATAGAGCCATTAAATGCTTGCTAATGTAATACCTCTTAGCTCAGCACCATAAAACCTTGTTCTTTTGGGATTAGCGTTGGATGGCCAGCAGTTACTGCTAATTTATTACTCCTGTAAATGGAATGGGTTTCATCTAGTACTATTTGGTCTCCTTTGTGAAAGACTATTACCTCAACACACAAACGGAATAATTATCCTCCTACATAACGTTTGTTATTGAAAACATAAATTTATAGGCAgtaaattgttttattgttattttttatagGAGATGCAGAAATTGTTGGAATGTTTAACACATTTTGGCATTTTATAAACTGGAAAATTTGTAGCTAATAACACATAAAGACTAAATGCATGCAGGTAGAAGGATGGTGTTTAACAGAGGACAAGCACGGATAGGAGTGCCGAAGTGCTGTTGTGAATTTCAAGCCACATGCTGTTTGAATGTAGCCTAATGTGTGACAGAGTAAATGATAAAGAGCAAGCAGGCTAAGTGAGTTCTGCACGAGGCTAAAtttttgaattttaaaattGTGCATTTGGTTACTAAAAAGTGTGATGCTTCTCCATTTTACTTTCATTAAGGGCTATGGATGGATGATTCGGTTTTATTAATGATAGGCATTATTCATCCATAATTCATGCCACAATGGTTAGAGCTTGAGCAAGACGCAAAGGATTAACAGTGATTTATATGTACTTTGATTTATCCTCTAAGTCAGTAGACAGAAAGGTGCCTGCATTTTTTTAGATCATTACTGTGGCTTTTTGGAGGCATTTAGTATAAGGGAGTACTGTTTCCTTAGTTAATTACACCAATATGAATAATATAGAAGCtgagtttgtttttgtgttactgTCTGCTACTGTGTAAGGAGAGTCATTTAAAAGTATCTTATGCGGCAGTTACAGTATACTTATGAGTGTGAATAAAGCTTGGATAGCCCATACTTTCTCTGCTTTAACCTTAATGAGGTGAAAATCAGAGAGAAGGCCTGGTTACCAAATGTTTCCCTGTAGAAACTTCCAGATCAGGGTAGGAGGCCTCAGTCACTATCTTTGCGTCCTCAGACCTTCCTCACTCACCTCTAATCTATCACCCTCACTCCTCTTCCCCCTGTTGCTTCtgttctcattttgttttttgcactatttgatTGATATGTGACATGCTTATATACATGCATACTTGTAAATGTGAATTATAAATGTGCATATTTATAATCCTGTGTATAATTGCTGTCAGCAGAAAGGGCAAGTATACTCTGCAGGAGACTCAATTAGTGTTGGAATGTTAATTAGATGTCTATTACTCATCAAGCTTAAAATGTAAGCTCCCTTTTACCTCTTATTGGATGCAAATTCTTATAATGATaaattctaatgttaaaatattttcagtattcacaaataaaaattaagattAGTGgttaatgctttacattaactgcgcTTTCATGATGCCTTCATAGAAGTATTAATAGAATATTCAGTGCATcttcacaatgcattcataatgcattcaagGATCATTCATAAATGGCATGTAAGTATACATAAGTTCCTACCATACCTTAAGAGCTTTAATATAccttaataacaaatattatatgataataacataataacattataattgtataatgtttgttattaatgtttattaaagttgttaaggtatgttaggatgttatggtTTACTTACATGCTCCtaatgaatgttctatgaaagcattatgaaggggcactgaatgttctatgaatgtattataaaggCGTGATGAAGATATATCTCACGTACCGCATTACCGATAATTTTTTGTAGGCATTGCAATGAACAGTGACAGTCACATTTAATGTAGGCTTTGATGGCAGTGTAATCTTGCCCTCTTTGTTTGGAATGTCTTTATCTAACACCAACTCTGACTCATGTGCTTCCTCCCCTTGTGTCCTGTAGGGCATCGCTGTGGAGCTCGTGTGTGGTCTTGCCCTTGCTTGCCCTCACCTGGATGTCAGCTGTGCTGGCCATCACCGACCGCCGCTCTGCCCTTTTTCAGATTCTCTTTGCAGTATTTGACTCCCTGGAGGGTTTCGTCATTGTCATGGTCCACTGTATCCTTCGTAGAGAGGTACAGCATAAGGAGAGTAGCAAGAGTAGTACATGAACCTCACATTAAATGGTAATCAGTCCATTGGGCATGAGGCAGTAGAGCTTTTAAAGAATACTGATGACTTTTATGTTACAGGTTCAGGAGgcggttaaatgcagagtagtTGACCGTCAGGAGGATGGAAATGGTGATTCTGGCGGCTCCTTCCAGAATGGCCATGCGCAGCTCATGGTAATACCACCCTTTGGCTCTGAGTGTTACCTAGTTAAATCAACTAAGTAATGATCCCAGTGCGATTTACACATTTTGTTGCTGTTCTCATTCTCAGACTGACTTTGAGAAAGATGTTGACATGGCCTGCAGATCAGGTAGGCCTTGCAGCCAGGTGCTTTGCCtatatgtgtgtgggtgtgcttGTTTGTGAATGTACATAGTGATACTAAATCAGAGTGGGAGGATCTTATTCATATAGTGGGATGTGGTCACAGAGTTCAGTAAATGAACTTTGACTTCGGGTTCTATGCCAGCTACaggtttttaaagtttttaaaaacatttttcttgtttattcaGATTTTACTTTTACAAAATAATGCCGGAATGGTTCACCTAAATGCATTGTTTACACATGGAGGAGTAAGTGTGGTGAATTAGAGTATAACACAATTTACTTTTACAAGAGCAAAAATGTGATCTCATGCTGTATTGTTCTAATGTAAATAAACACAGCTCCCTTCACAGTTTTTGAGACTCAAAGCTGTACACTGAATTTaattaagttgttttttttctgcgaGCAGACAGTCTTTGATATCCTTTAGGAAAAGATTTTGATTATCATCTCAGGCATGATATCACAATACCAAAACACAGACATATCTTATCAGCTGCTGGAAAGGAATGTATCAGCTTTtcaacatgattttgtttgaagGTATATAACATAGAATGAGTCAGTATATCATCAGTTGCTTGATGCATTTTATTCTAAAATAATTCTGCTCACTTTTCTGTTAATGTCTGAAAATAGCAGAAGTCCTGGCAGTCAAATCTTGTCATGTCAATATTACATCATAATAACTGTAATacattgtattttaatttttaaaataactgacaGATAAATGTTGGACTATTTTGCATTTCATCTTTCATCAAATCTCCTTTTCCTCACTTCTATGTAGTAGATCAAGGAATGTATCATGTATAAGATCTAAACCGTACAATTAATTGTATTCCCTGGACTTCACACTCCAATGCCACATATGCTTTTGTTGTTAGGATGATAACTCAACAATAAGTTTGATCTTTCCTCAAACTTTTTACAAGTACTGTATGGCTGAGGAACTGGAAGTGAATACTGTAGGTTTTGAGACACATCtccccaaaactgaagcaacgCCACAGAGTGAAAGCAAAAAAGACACTTGATCCTGTTAAAATTCAAAAAAGTCTTCAAATCAACACTTTGCAAGTTTGCAATAATTtgggctaaaatatttttactccaTCATACGAAACAAAACTTAGCTTTGCtattttaatgatggttccttTTCAACATTATCTAGACTGAATATCAGTCTAAAGTTTGCTTAGTAATCATGACAGGTATACAGTAGTACTTTAGAATTCGAACTTAATCTGttaacagctgatcacacggggattccacatggggttaatgagggggcgtggcacatggaaggagcggacaatcggggcaggacacattgtttttttttaaccttacacattgtttggatacatttattttcttactttacaaatgactattttgataaatgtgcttagatgtgtttagtacagcatatgctcttcttgttttatccggttcattttgtgttttgttcatgctaaaaaaacatatttaggtgtaattttttggggctgggaacccccaaaattaattaattattaattaataacccccaaaattaattggttttccattatttcttatggggaaaattcgatcacaactcgaactttttaggattcgatccggagttctgaacggattaaattcgagttctgaggtaccactgtactgaaATCCGCATGAAGAACATAATAAAAACAGTGATAACagtggccaataatgtaattatatgcatttaaataataaactaatacaataataaattaCTTCATAAACATCTCCAAAGGGTCTTACGAATCTCACGAGAACTATTGATTGTCCAAAACGACATTTCAGGAACCGTTTGCTGTGTTTTCTctctagatggtgctcttggtttacttTGGGGCATACTTTCACTCCATTTTTTTAACAGATAGCTCCATCttgtggggtcagaaaatacagcaaatggttcatgatgCATTGTTTTGGCCATCATGAGTCTGAAGTAGTGAGCCACAGCCACCGACAATTACATGTCTATaaaaaagcaaatgtaagtgattttttttaaaaaaaaaggaaaattaaatatttgtctaatattaaaaaaaaatttaagttcAATATGtggatgcaaaaaaaatgtttgattaTCTTGGATTTGAAAACCGGTTTGACTGATTCACTGAAAATAACTGGTTGAAAAGAATGATTCCAATGATTCCAGAATTACAATATCAATATCGTATACTTGAATAGGCGTTTTTGCTTTCAATAGTGTTTCTCCCTAGGACTATATGGCATTGTAGTTCACGTAATGTTTTTCTTTCTGACTGAAAATCACGCAAATACAAATGTGATGTTGGTCTTGGGTAGTAAAATATCAGTTACAGAACAGATTAGCAGTGTGATATCACACATTATAGCAGGATTGCTCGTATATATATTGGTTTTCACCCTGCACAATATTAAGAATTAGATTACCATAACACCTCATGTCTGCCCTAGAATTAGTTGAAGCTTTGATTTGACAATTCTCAGGTCTAACAGAATAAGACTAAGTTGGATTGGGAGACatgtgttattaaaatgagtTTAGCAAATAAATTTCCTACAATTTCTTTTTGCTGCCTTAAGATAGCAACATGCCGAAAATGCACATacctcatttaaaaaacactacTCTTATGGGTGGAAAGTGGGCGCAAAATCAGGGAATATACAAAGAAATACAGGTAACCACCTGATTGGGGCCGAAAGATTCTGCAAATTGGCATGTAAGTGGAAAGTGCAATGAATAACTAGGTGTAGTTTCAGAGTTACATGTCACAGCTAGGTCTAATGCATTATGTCTTAATGATGCTGTagtgtatcacaacacacccatgtaaagtgcCTCGGGGtgactgttgtgaaaggtgccGTAATAAAATACATTGAATTGAATTCAGGTAAaaactttcacatttccagttgaTCTGTCCAATACTAGAAATTGTTGGTGAGGTTAGAGAGTGTGGGAGGAGTATGGATTAGATGAGCATTACCAACAGCCCCCCTTTTTAGTTTAAATGGTtattaaaagaaagaaacacaGTCACATTTCAGTCCTAGGCTTCAAACCTCCATATTTATCAAAAGTGTGTCTCAGATGGATGCTTCATCTTCATGCTGATCTCTGGGTCTAATCCTCATTTCACCAGGTACTCTGAAGCGGCCTTCTCTACAGGGTGATGAGAAAACAGGACCCCAACAGCTCACACTTCAGAAGGGTTCGAACTTCAATACTCTGCCCGCCAGCATGGCTAAGGTGCATCTACAGAATGTGGCTGACTATGCCAGTCACACGCTCACTCTGAAGAGAGACAAAGGTGCTGGTGCCCGGGAGCTGCCTGGCGCTAAGTCCATCTACATCTGTGATGGGGAGCTCTTCAAGCAGATGGATGCAGATCTGACTTGTGGGCCTGCCGAAGCTCCCGCAGCCCCCGAAAACAGCAGCTATGTGCTGCTGCCCAGTAACACATCCACATTGCGGGCGAAGCCCAAGGAGGACCCTGGAAAATATAACATGAATATCGAGCAGCTGCCCCAGACCCGACTCATCCACCTGAGCAACCCTGCTGCAGAGCCAGCACCGGGCTTCAGCCTCAAGGCCCTGCCTGCTGAACATGTCAGTGTATCCTGCTCGGAGAAGGAGGCACCTGCCCAAAATGCGCAGAACATATCCAGTGAGTCACAGATGACTAACAGCCTTGGTGAGGCTGGTGACTCAGGGAACTCCGGTATGATGTCCAAGAGTGAGACTGTGTCAACACTCTCCATGAGCTCCTTGGAGGTGAGAGGCTCCATGAGGTATCTGAGTTAGCAGGAGGGGGCTCTCTGtgtcattcatttatattttattcttctcTTTGGGGTTTgtgtatttcaatttttttgATTAATGAAGCAAATCAACAACAATTAAGACAGAAATAACAAGCTAAATTTTAATCAGGAAAATGTGTCAGGGCTCCACATTCGTTTTAAAATAGAGGATAATGACACCTCATGTTTTTTGATAGTTATTGTCGTCTCATACTGTCTTGATATGTCAGCTTGACATCTTTGCCTTTGTCCTCCATAAAACTGATACTCCAAAAAGGTCATGCAAGTCTGTATGGCAGTACTATGTGACTTTTTCCAAATATAAACTTTTGCACCTCATtaccattattttatttaaccaaTCAGTGTtcttttagattttttttttttaccttagaAGAATGAAGTATATTATTAAATGCTTTGCATTAATCATTAATATGTTGTATCCAGATGCtgcattgattttattttaaaggtttACCAGCTACCATGGGTGTGTCTTTCACCTCAAGAATAAGTACCACATACCGTGTGTGACCTGGGTTTTTGTTAAAACTTTGCTAACAGAAGTAACACTGATCATATGAAGTACTTTTAATTACCTCCAACTGCATGTGATAGGTGCAATGGACCACTGCCAGGGTAATTTGTGTGAGGGTGAGGGACCTGCAGCCTGACAGTGCAAATGATCTTTTTATTGCAATGGTGATAGGGTATTAGACTTAACAACAGCTTCGGCAGGAGAGTTGGGATTGCAAAAAATGGGTGGCATCTCTCTAATCATGtgcataaaacacaaagagAAAGCATGCTGCGTATACTGCATGACGTCCTCCGTGGCACTAAGAACTGGCTTGTGTTTGGTGAAAATTGATTTGCTGTCCACCCACCACCATGCTTTATGCTCCTCCATCTCCTCCCCCACTCTCTCTCAAGGTCACAGCAGGCGCCACCCCAGCGCTTGATGTTTCTCTTTGAGGGAGATGAGAAGTGGGGGCGGCACCATCCAAACAGTTGTGCTGACATCTAAAAGCAGGGAGATTTATTCAGGAAAACTCTTTACTAAATGTTATGCAGTATGCAAGAAGAGCTGCAGTATTCACAATCACAatggaatttttattttaaaattactaaaaaGTGTTCTAGTTCATCTGAAGTGAATTTTAGATATTTTTCTGTACATTTACTTAATTCTGAATCAGGAAAATATATCCTTTGTTTAACTTTATGCTGCTTATATGTTAGGAGCATGGTCCATTGAAAATTAATGGTATTTGTAGTATTTTATGAGAATTGGGTAttaaaccatttattttaaataagataAAGCATTTTAAATAGTTGCAAGCGTATTAAAGTTTAGCAGATGAGTCTTTTTTCACTCAGTCGTGTCTCTCACTCTTGGTCAAGGCCTTGTGTCATGTGTGGGCTTGAACTCGCCCACATCAGCTCACTCTAAAGGCCTTATCTGTTCCTTTGCAGAGACGGAAATCTCGCTATGCTGAACTAGACTTTGAGGTAATATATTTTGTCCTTTGTGCACATGTCTGTATGCTCTCAAAAATCCATGCTTATGAATTTATTCAATTTCCTAGTCATAATGACACTACCAGATGGCACATTTGGCTTAGTGGATCAAGGCCAGTTAAGGCAAGTGAAGaatctaaattgcccatagtgtgtgattgtgtctaTGAGTGTTCttcaatggactggcatccagttcAAAGTCTTCCACCCCACATCATTCCTGGGGTTTGGCTCCTGGTATACTGCAGCTCTGTATTAGATCAGCATGTGGAAAACGGATGGATGAATAACACTCAGAAAAGTAAAGGCTTACTGGTTGTATGTATGCTGTTACACGTGACTTCAGAATATCGTTGAGTgttgtaatttttttctttcacatCTAGAAGATCATGCACACACGGAAACGACATCAAGACATGTTTCAGGACCTAAATAGGAAGCTGCAACATGCTGAGAAAGACCGAGAATCCCCACCCATTGATGGCAAGGTGAGACACTCTAATACACTCTCATCATGCTCGTCTAGACAGCTACACATACACTGACGACAGCCATGGAAGTCAACCAACAGTGTTGCACTTTTTTAACACTGACAATTTATGGAAACAGACATATTTTTTCTGTAGcgtaaaacattttaatttagtgTAGTGTAACATATTTATTGTAGATTTGTTATCAGATTAGAATTTAAAATCAGTTTTGAATTCTCTGTGAACAGGTTAAGGATCTAATTAATTTGTAAGATGAATAATATACAGTTTATGCTTGTCAGTCAGGATTTCATTTTTTGTCTCACACTAAAAGAGCAATCCATCAGTGAGACAAAATATTCTCAGtcacataaaatgaaataaaaatgtaatgattATGCAATCAGTGACACTGACTTGCTGTTTTCCCTGCAGCCTGGTAAGCGATGGAGTGTTTCCTCTGGCGGCAGTGACAAAACCAATCTTAGTGTGAGTGTCTAAATggtgttcctcctccgttcttTATTATGTAATGTTCTTTAATGTGTTTCTGCATTGTGTGCTAGTTGTCACTATCTCtagctgtttatttttaaattttagttttgtttgtATGCAATTATAGGATGTAAAAAATGCCCCATTAAATGTCTCATGAAAATGTGGCAGTGGAAATCGCATTGTCTTCAGCTGcttttttgtatgtattttgaGATCTATTTGGACACATGCTTAACCTGACACTGTGACCTCTACTAtaaacaggacaaacagcagacTCCCAGCAAACGGGCCTGGGAGGGCATTCGCAAGACACACTCTCCCCCCTCTTGGGTGCGCAAGGACCTGGAGCCTGTTCAGGCCTCACCATTAGAGCTTAAGAGTGTGGAGTGGGAAAAGGCCAGTGCTACCATACCCCTGGTTGGCCAGGAGATCATCGACCTGCAGACAGAAGTCTGACCAGAGCTTGAAAACATCCAGTAGAGCCCCATCTTCTCTTCATTTCATTTGAGGTTGAAACTAACAGACTTACAGTACAGGGGAAAGAGGACCAAAAGAAAGAGAGAATTACAGAATGCAGAGGACCCTCAACTCCATCTTTAGAAAGAGAATTAGAAGGGGAAATTACTTATcctttctttatttatttattattatttttttttactttgataCCAGAATCGCCTTTTCCTTATACTGACAAAAGGACAGAACATCGAAAAGTGACTTTTTTTCTATGAAAAAGTTATGGAAAGGAGTGTGAACTGATGCCAAGAAAGAAACATACAGGTTCCACGTGTTTCTGCAGAGAAAGACTTCAGCATTCTGTCAGTGCTAAACAAGGGTAGGATTCCCTTGCAACGTCTCTTTCATTGGTTGGTTGTGGTCAGGCAAGTGAGACACAGAGGGaccaccctcccccctccccatatgTGGGGAAAACCAAACTCTGGTCTGTTTCCATTATTATTCTTTTCCATTCTTGTTGATTTACATACTGTTATTTTTTCTGCTTAATGTAATGAGTCAGCTGAAGACTGTAAGGCCTATATGGCATAATAAGCTGTCTACAGTCTATTACAGTGGATTTCATCAGTCATTattacaatgaaaaaaaaacaatggccCTAATTGTTACTGTTTCACTGTTTTGTATCATATTATCTATATTATAACAACACACATTTACACCCTCCCCTCATCTTTACTGATATACCAGTTCCTCCTTTTGGTCTCTTAGAAATATGTGAACTAGTAATACTAAAATTCTAACAATCAAGCAATTTAAACTCAAAACATCATTCAGGCCAGACAGTGGACAAGAGCAGGTGGATTGGGAAAATGCTCCACTCCTGGCGACTCAATCCCAGCGAGCATGTTAGCTGTCCATGCAAGGAGCCTGATGCACTGCCCTGTGGAATGAAAGGAAAAACGGACCACTGCCTCAGCAAGACTGTTACGCAGCAGCAGGCGCCACACTGGCCACCCTCTGCAAGGCCCCCTACAATGGGTGCAGTGGTGGTGGCCCTGACAGCGGCGTAGTGCTGGCAGGCATTGGCGGCTGCCTCACATGCAGACAGATGTGGAGTGCCCTGTGAAAGGGTTGGATCACAGGAAAAAGATTTAAAGGACTAAATGTTTGACAAAGTATATATAAATACTTATTTgttaaaatgaacatttataaatatatacatttgaAACTGCAGAAACTGTGACAGTAATTCAAATTTTTTTGGTTGCACTCAGAGAAAGCACAAAGCTCTTTATAGAGAGTCCtgctgtacagtactgtaattatttaaacagaatAACAAAGAATGAATTTTAGCCTATACATATCTTTCTACTGTGTTTTAGGATTTTcatgtttcttttattttttttttcccacccccCAATTTTTTGGGTTACTGGACTATAATAGTGTTCTGTAACTAATGTAATGGTGTGTGTTTTAATATCATTGTCTGTACCTTAGCCACTTTCCCCCCGGCCTTCTCTGAAATAGACTTTTGTTTTgtctcttttattttattgattgcaACTCTTTGTTAATGTACAGTTTCGGAGCACAAAAACTGAATGTGTCTCATTTCTAATAAAAGATATATCTATATTATGAACTAAAAATGGCCTAATGTTGGGAATGGGGATTTGATGTTGGTAGATGGTGATATATTATCACGGGAGAAAGGCATAGGAATTTGTGGCCTGCAGCCACCGGACATGTTTGAAGTTTGATTG
It contains:
- the LOC140587558 gene encoding adhesion G protein-coupled receptor B1-like, which produces MTLKCAKCGVISSADVSTTATSNAMASLWSSCVVLPLLALTWMSAVLAITDRRSALFQILFAVFDSLEGFVIVMVHCILRREVQEAVKCRVVDRQEDGNGDSGGSFQNGHAQLMTDFEKDVDMACRSGTLKRPSLQGDEKTGPQQLTLQKGSNFNTLPASMAKVHLQNVADYASHTLTLKRDKGAGARELPGAKSIYICDGELFKQMDADLTCGPAEAPAAPENSSYVLLPSNTSTLRAKPKEDPGKYNMNIEQLPQTRLIHLSNPAAEPAPGFSLKALPAEHVSVSCSEKEAPAQNAQNISSESQMTNSLGEAGDSGNSGMMSKSETVSTLSMSSLERRKSRYAELDFEKIMHTRKRHQDMFQDLNRKLQHAEKDRESPPIDGKPGKRWSVSSGGSDKTNLSDKQQTPSKRAWEGIRKTHSPPSWVRKDLEPVQASPLELKSVEWEKASATIPLVGQEIIDLQTEV